GCAGGTAAGGGGTGTCACGATCACAGGGACGGAAATGGCTCATGCGCGCTCGCTCATCGGAACCCTGACCGATCCGATCCCCTCGCGCTTGAAAAGTTCCACGCTAAGTCCGACAGGCTGCTAGGGCGCTCTGCAGAAAGGGCGGCATGCGGGTCCGTCAGCGCCCCGAATGACCTAGAAGGTCACGGTCGGACACGACCCCTGGCGCGGCGTCAAAGGCCCAGCCAAATTACCGGGGCGTGGTGCCCGCGACCGGATTCATTCCATCCAGCGCGCTACCAGCGAAAATAGGCGAGCGCCTGATCGCCCAGGAACCACAGGGCGACGATCACGACCACGAAGTAGAGCACGGTCACGACGAGCCAGAAAAAGGCCACGAAGATCATGAGCCCGTCCTGCTCGAGCTCGGCCACACATGCGAAGAAGATCCCGAGCGCCGGAAGGAGGTTGTTGAAGGGCATCCCGAAGGCCGGGATGGCCATGAGCAGCCCGCCCGCCGCGATCGTGAGCCCGCCGATGCGTTGGCCCTGCCGGCCGCTGACCCAGCCGCTGTAGCGCGGGCGGGTGAAGGGCCGGCACCAGCCGAGGATCTTGAGGCAGATCTTGATGATCACCTCCCAGGTCTTCTCCCCCATGACGGTGGCCCGGACCCTTTTCGGTAACACCGGCGTCGGGTGGCCGCGGAAAAGCTGCCATCCGAGCAGGGCGAAGGTCAGGCCGCCGATGACCGACAGCGGCCCGAGCGTCAAGGGTTGCAAGAACGGGAGGGCCAGGATGATGCAAATGAAGGCGTAGGCCGCCTCCTCGATGGAGTCGAGGACCTCACCCAGGGTCAGCGCCTCGTGGCGGGCGCGCTCGGCGCAGCGATTGAGCGTTGCAACCAGCGTGGCATAGTCGGCCATCTCAGCGCTTCCTCCTCGATCGGAATTCGGTAGCGAACAACAGTCCCACGCGCCGATGACAGGCGAGCGGACGTCCGGGTTCTCGGTTCAATGGATGAGCGCCCCTCGAAGGCATGGCGCCAGGCATGCTGGCGCTCGATGACGGTCCCGGCGGGGGCGGCGGACAATAGTAGGGTGAGTGCTCCTGCTTGTTCAAGCGCCGGGGCGGCCATAGCTCTGTCAAGGCCAGGGCTGTGGGGCGCGTCCCGGGCATGGGGCGAGGACCGATCACCGGTTTGCTCGTGCCGCGAGGGTGATTTCCCGGATCGGGGCCGAAGTGGACAAATAGCTCGTTCAAAACGCCGATGAGGGCGGCGCAGGGTCGTGCCGGGGGGCCGGGTCGTCGTCTACGGGCCCCACGGCGGTCTGTCCGCCGCGCCGTCCGTGATAGATGAGCGGCACGGGGTGACAGGCGCTGGCCGCCGGCATAGACTGTATATCACATCAGTCCAGGGCGCCGGGCCATGCCCCCTCCCTACGCCGAGCTGCACTGTCTCAGCAACTTCACCTTCTTGCGCGGCGCCTCGCACCCCGAGGAGCTCGTCGCCCGGGCCTATGCGCTCGGGTATGAGGCGCTCGCGCTCACCGACGAGTGCTCGCTCGCGGGGGTGGTGCGCGCTTATGTGGCCGCCAAGACCTGCGGGCTTGCGCTCCTCATCGGCACCGAGGTGAGGATCGCCGACGGCCCCAAGCTCGTCCTGCTCGCGACCGATCGAGACGCCTACGGGGACCTCTCGGCCTTGATCACCGCCGGGCGCCGGCGGGCCGGGAAGGGCCGTTATCAGTTGCGCCGTGCGGATCTGGAGACGGGTCTATGCGCTTGCCTCGCGCTGCTCCTCCCTGAGGATACGCCCAGGGACGAAGAGGAAGCCCGCTGGCTCGCCCGGCGCTTCCCGGAGCGCGCCTGGATCGCGGTCGAGCTGGTGCGCGAGGGGGCGGACCGGGTGCGGCTACGCAGGCTCGAAGGCCTGGGCCAGGATACCGGTCTGCCGCTCTGCGCGGCCGGGGATGTACACATGCACGGCCGCGAGCGGCGGCCGCTGCAGGATACGCTCACCGCCATCCGGCTCGGGACCCCGCTCGAGTCCGCGGGTCACGCCCTCTACCCGAACGGCGAGCGCCATCTCCGCGATCGGGAGACGCTGTCCCGTCTTTATCCCGAGAGGCTCTTGATCGAGACCATCGAGATCGCGCGGCGCTGCCGGTTCTCGCTCGATGAGTTGCGCTACGAGTATCCGGAGGAGCTGGTGCCGGCGGGCGAGACGCCGGCGAGCCACCTCTGTTCCCTGACCCATGCCGGTATGCAGAGGCGCTGGCCGGGCGGGGTCCCGGCCAAGGTCCGGGCCCAGGTGGAGCACGAGCTCGAGCTCATCGCGGAGCTGGGCTACGAGCCCTATTTCTTGACGGTCGAGGACATCGTGCGCTTTGCCCGCACCCAGGGGATCCTGTGCCAGGGGCGGGGCTCGGCGGCCAACTCGGCGGTCTGCTACTGCCTCGGGATCACCGAGGTGGACCCCGCGCGCATCGAGGTCCTGGTCGAGCGCTTCATCTCCAAGGAGCGCCACGAGCCCCCCGACATCGACGTCGATTTCGAGCACGAGCGCCGCGAGGCCGTGATCCAGTATCTCTACGGGAAGTACGGCCGCGAGCGCGCCGCCCTCACCGCCACCGTGATCACCTACCGCCCGAAGAGCGCGATCCGCGACGTGGGCAAGGCCCTTGGCCTCGGGCTCGACGAGGTGGACCGGTTGGCCAAGAACGTCTACTGGTGGGACGGGAAGGGCATCGTCCCCCCAGTTATAAGACCTGGTGGGCTCTCCGAGATCGATCTGGACCCCCAGAACCCGGTCATTGCCCGGCTCATGCGGTTGGTGCGGGAGATCGTCGGGTTCCCACGCCACCTCTCCCAGCATGTCGGCGGGTTCGTGATCTCGCGCGGGCCGCTCTCGAGGCTCGTGCCCATCGAGAACGCGGCCATGGAGGGCCGCACCGTCATCGAGTGGGACAAGAGCGATCTCGATGCGCTCGGCCTGCTCAAGATCGATTGCCTCGGGCTCGGGATGCTGTCCGCCATCCATCGGGCTTTCAATCTGATCCAGGGCTATCCGATCCAGAACGATGGCGGCCAGCGACTGACCCTGGCCACCGTGCCGGCGGAGGACCCCGAGACCTACGCCATGATCGAGAAGGCCGACACGGTCGGGGTCTTCCAGATCGAGTCGCGTGCCCAGATGGCGATGCTGCCGCGCTTGAAACCGCGCTGTTATTACGACCTCGTCATCGAGATCGCCATCATCCGCCCCGGCCCCATCCAGGGCGAGATGGTGCACCCCTATCTGCGCCGCCGCGCGGGGCTCGAGCCCGTCACCTATCCCTCGGAGGCGGTGCGCGCGGTGCTCGGCCGGACCCTCGGCGTGCCGCTCTTCCAGGAGCAGGTCATCAAGCTCGCCATGGTGGCGGCCGGGTTTTCCGCGGGCGAGGCCGATCGATTACGCCGCTCGATGGCGACCTGGCGGCAGAGCGGGGGGATAGAGGATTTCGAGGGGCGGCTCATCGAGGGGATGAGACAGCGCGGCTATCCCGAGACCTATGCTCGGCGGATCTGCGAGCAGATCCGCGGATTCGGCGAGTATGGTTTTCCGGAGTCCCATGCCGCGAGCTTCGCGCTCCTGGCCTATTGCTCGGCCTGGCTCAAGTGCCACGAGCCGGCGGCCTTCACCTGCGCGCTGTTGAACAGCCAGCCTATGGGTTTCTATGCCCCCGCCCAGCTCGTGCAGGATGCCCGGCGCCATGGGGTCGAGGTGCGGCCCATCGATGTCGGAGTCGGTGACTGGGACTGCACCCTGGAGGGCAACCCGCCCGCCCTTCTGCTCGGGCTCCGGATGGTCAAGGGCCTGTCGCGTGCCGGGGCCGAGCGGATCACCGCCGCGCGCCCCTTCCGGGATGTCCAGGACCTCGCCCGGCGCGCCCGCTTGACCCGCCGTGACCTGGAGGCGCTGGCCGCGGCCGATGCCTTGCGGGGGCTTTGCGGCAACCGCCACCAGGCCCGCTGGCAGGTGCTCGGCATCGAGGCACCGCTGGCGCTCGGGGTGATGCCCGCGCTCCCCGAGCCCCTGCCGCTCCTGCGCAGACCCACCGAGGGCGAGGACATCGTGGCGGACTACGGGAGCCTGGGCCTGACACTCGGCCGCCATCCCCTGGCGCTCCTGCGCCCCGTGCTCACGCGCCTCTCTTTCCAGTCGGCCCGCGAGGTGCTGGGGCTCACTCACGGCCGGAGCGCGCATGCCGCCGGCCTCGTCATCACCCGCCAGCGGCCGGGCACGGCCACCGGCGTCGTGTTCCTGACCCTCGAGGACGAGACCGGCCCGCTCAACGTCATCGTCTGGAGCAGCCTCTTCGAGCGCAAGCGCCGCATCGTGCTCGGGGCGAGGCTCATGGGGGTGACGGGCGAGGTGCAACGCGAGGGCGAGGTCGTCCATCTCATCGCCCGGAGACTCGAAGACCGAACGGCCCTGCTCGGAGGGCTCCGAACGGTGTCGCGGGATTTCTGTTAGCCCATCCTGCCGTGAAGTGAGAGACTACCGACCATGACGACCGTGGAATTGCATCTGATACACATGGTACGCGCGCCTGCCCCTCCCCGTTGGTGCCCGATGATCCCGACGACAGGCGATCCCCTGGCATGACCTCCGCGACGAGATCGGCGGCCGCT
This genomic stretch from Pseudomonadota bacterium harbors:
- a CDS encoding exopolysaccharide biosynthesis protein; translated protein: MADYATLVATLNRCAERARHEALTLGEVLDSIEEAAYAFICIILALPFLQPLTLGPLSVIGGLTFALLGWQLFRGHPTPVLPKRVRATVMGEKTWEVIIKICLKILGWCRPFTRPRYSGWVSGRQGQRIGGLTIAAGGLLMAIPAFGMPFNNLLPALGIFFACVAELEQDGLMIFVAFFWLVVTVLYFVVVIVALWFLGDQALAYFRW
- a CDS encoding error-prone DNA polymerase; this translates as MPPPYAELHCLSNFTFLRGASHPEELVARAYALGYEALALTDECSLAGVVRAYVAAKTCGLALLIGTEVRIADGPKLVLLATDRDAYGDLSALITAGRRRAGKGRYQLRRADLETGLCACLALLLPEDTPRDEEEARWLARRFPERAWIAVELVREGADRVRLRRLEGLGQDTGLPLCAAGDVHMHGRERRPLQDTLTAIRLGTPLESAGHALYPNGERHLRDRETLSRLYPERLLIETIEIARRCRFSLDELRYEYPEELVPAGETPASHLCSLTHAGMQRRWPGGVPAKVRAQVEHELELIAELGYEPYFLTVEDIVRFARTQGILCQGRGSAANSAVCYCLGITEVDPARIEVLVERFISKERHEPPDIDVDFEHERREAVIQYLYGKYGRERAALTATVITYRPKSAIRDVGKALGLGLDEVDRLAKNVYWWDGKGIVPPVIRPGGLSEIDLDPQNPVIARLMRLVREIVGFPRHLSQHVGGFVISRGPLSRLVPIENAAMEGRTVIEWDKSDLDALGLLKIDCLGLGMLSAIHRAFNLIQGYPIQNDGGQRLTLATVPAEDPETYAMIEKADTVGVFQIESRAQMAMLPRLKPRCYYDLVIEIAIIRPGPIQGEMVHPYLRRRAGLEPVTYPSEAVRAVLGRTLGVPLFQEQVIKLAMVAAGFSAGEADRLRRSMATWRQSGGIEDFEGRLIEGMRQRGYPETYARRICEQIRGFGEYGFPESHAASFALLAYCSAWLKCHEPAAFTCALLNSQPMGFYAPAQLVQDARRHGVEVRPIDVGVGDWDCTLEGNPPALLLGLRMVKGLSRAGAERITAARPFRDVQDLARRARLTRRDLEALAAADALRGLCGNRHQARWQVLGIEAPLALGVMPALPEPLPLLRRPTEGEDIVADYGSLGLTLGRHPLALLRPVLTRLSFQSAREVLGLTHGRSAHAAGLVITRQRPGTATGVVFLTLEDETGPLNVIVWSSLFERKRRIVLGARLMGVTGEVQREGEVVHLIARRLEDRTALLGGLRTVSRDFC